Genomic DNA from Desulfurellaceae bacterium:
CCCTGACCCGAGCCACGACGCCGGGCGGCCACCTCATCCTGTCCGGGATTCAGACCGAGCAGGCCGCCGACGTGGAGGCCACCTTCCCGGCTCCGGTGTGGCGTGAACAGTCCCGTCTTGTGGCCGACGAATGGGTCAGCCTGGTCCGCCAACGGGTGTAGCAGTCTACGGACGATGAGACGGTTTTTCGTTCACTCCTCCGCCGTACATGCCTCCCAGGCCGTGCTGAGCGGTCCAGAATACCACCACCTGCGCCACGTCGTGCGCCTCCAGATCGGCGACCAACTGGCCCTGCGCGATGAGCGGGGCATCGAATATCGCGGCACAATCAGCCACTTCTCTGCCCAGGCGGCCACCATTGCCATCGGGTCTGTGACTGATGCGGCGCCCCTGTCTTTCGCCCTCAGCCTGGCGCTGGGTCTGCTCAAGGGCGCCAAGCTGGATCTGGTGATTGAGAAAGTCACCGAACTCGGTGTGCACACCATCGTGCCCTTTTTTTCCGCCAATACGGTCGTTAGCCTGCCCCAGGAGCGCCAGGACCAGCGTCTGGCCCGTTGGCGGCGTATCGCCCAGAGCGCGGCAAAGCAGTCTGGCAGCCGCCTGCCCCATATTACGGCGCCCCACTCTTTCGCCCAACTCCTCGGTGCCGCGTCCGGCTCAGAGACCAGGCTGCTGTTCTCCGAACACGAGCGGACGCTCAGCCTCAGAGCCTTTGCCGACATCCACCGAACGCTGTCCAGCCTGTGGATTGTGATCGGTCCCGAGGGCGGTTTCACTCCCCAGGAGGTCGACCAAGCCCAAGCCGCCGGCTTTACGCCCGTCAGCCTCGGTCCATCCATCCTGCGCGCCGAGACGGCCAGCATCGCGGCCGTCAGCCTGTGTCAGTATGTGTGGCGACAGTCCCCCTGACTCGGCACCCGGCGCCCTCTTGCCTTTGCCGGGCCGAATGCCTAGGCTGCCAGCCTATTACCGCACTGGAGCACTGCCTTATGGGACGCCTGCGCTTTGCCTTTATCATGGACCCCATCCAAGACGTTCTGATCGACAAAGACACGACCTTTGTCTTTATGCTCGAAGCCCAGCGCCGCGGTCACGAGTTGGCCTATATCGAAATGGGCGATCTTTTTATCGAGCGGACCAGACCCATGGCCCGCACCCGGCGGATCGAGCTGCGGCGCGAAGAGGGTCGGCACTTCACCTTTCTCGGTCAGACGGTCGAGCCCCTGGGCGGTTTTGACGCGGTCTTTATGCGCAAAGACCCGCCGTTCGATATCGCCTATCTGCACGCCACCCAGCTGCTTGACCTGGCCCAGGACGAAGGCGCGGTGGTGCTCAACCATCCCGGCGGTCTGCGCGCCGCCAACGAAAAACTCTTCGCCCTCAACTTCTCCGCCGTCATTCCCCCGACCCTGGTGTCTCAGGACGCCGAGCGTCTCAAAGCCTTTCTCGAAGAACTCGGCGGAGAGATGATTATCAAGCCCGTCGACGGCCACGGCGGGGCGGGCATCTTCTACGTACAGCGGCAGGACCGCAACCTGAACTCCATCCTGGAAACGGCGACCAGACAGGGACGCGAGCCGATCATCGCCCAGCAGTACCTGCCGGCCGTGCGGCAGGGCGATAAGCGTCTCATCGTCCTGAACGGCGAGCCGCTGGGCTGCACCCTGCGGGTTCCGCGCGCCGACGAACATCGGGGCAACATCCATGTCGGCGGCACCTGCATCAAGGCCGCTATCACCCCGCGCGACCGCGAGATCTGCGCCCTCATCGGGCCGCGCCTGCGCCGTGAAGGGTTGTATTTTGTCGGTCTCGACATCATTGGCGAGCATCTGACCGAGGTCAATGTGACCAGCCCGACCGGCGTGCAGGAAATCGACCGGCTCGACCAGGTGTGCCTCGAAGCCAAGGTCATGGACTTCGCCGAGCAGAAAGTTGGAGAGCGCCAACAGCAAGCCTGAGGCGGTCTTGACTCGGTCGGGCGCATTCAGTACAAAACCGGAACGCGCCGGGACACCCCGTGTCTCACGCGCCCCGGCCAGTCCCTCCATGGGCAGGTAGCTCAGTCGGTAGAGCAGAGGACTGAAAATCCTCGTGTCGACGGTTCGATTCCGCCCCTGCCCACACCACTTCTCCTATCAGAAATTGATCTTTCTGAACGCTCTCAGGTACCGATTGCAGTCTGTTTCAAGTCATATGACACCTGCCCAGCCTTCGTGCAGGCGCGCTTCCAGACCCAACGCTATGGCTCTGGGAATCTTTACCATACCTTGACGCCTATATGGTCCTTACCCACCCTAATGGACCCATAGGACCATA
This window encodes:
- a CDS encoding 16S rRNA (uracil(1498)-N(3))-methyltransferase, with the translated sequence MRRFFVHSSAVHASQAVLSGPEYHHLRHVVRLQIGDQLALRDERGIEYRGTISHFSAQAATIAIGSVTDAAPLSFALSLALGLLKGAKLDLVIEKVTELGVHTIVPFFSANTVVSLPQERQDQRLARWRRIAQSAAKQSGSRLPHITAPHSFAQLLGAASGSETRLLFSEHERTLSLRAFADIHRTLSSLWIVIGPEGGFTPQEVDQAQAAGFTPVSLGPSILRAETASIAAVSLCQYVWRQSP
- the gshB gene encoding glutathione synthase codes for the protein MGRLRFAFIMDPIQDVLIDKDTTFVFMLEAQRRGHELAYIEMGDLFIERTRPMARTRRIELRREEGRHFTFLGQTVEPLGGFDAVFMRKDPPFDIAYLHATQLLDLAQDEGAVVLNHPGGLRAANEKLFALNFSAVIPPTLVSQDAERLKAFLEELGGEMIIKPVDGHGGAGIFYVQRQDRNLNSILETATRQGREPIIAQQYLPAVRQGDKRLIVLNGEPLGCTLRVPRADEHRGNIHVGGTCIKAAITPRDREICALIGPRLRREGLYFVGLDIIGEHLTEVNVTSPTGVQEIDRLDQVCLEAKVMDFAEQKVGERQQQA